taacactagtgccataaatctttctaaaaatcctattatgcactcacgCACTAAACATGTTGCAATAAAGTTACATTTTCTACGTGAACAGGTGTTAGCTAATGAATTTCAACTTTTATATGTGCCTTCCCAGGCACAAGTGGCTGACATTTTCACCAAGGCTCTATCTAAAGAAGTATTTGAACATTTCAGAGACAGGTTGGGAGTTATCTCTCACTCTATTCTTGCTTAATATCTTGCATTCTATGAGGGGGAGTATCACTCTCCCCAagtttttccctttgtccttgagacaaaaagggggagaagacagtTGTTCTTACAGGTTATTCTAAAGTTTCACAGTTGGAGTTACAGGTTATTCTGAGTTTCACAGATAGTTGGAATTACAggttgttctaaggtttcacaaatTAATTTGCAGTTTACTCAGGTGGTATTTATGGTATCATGATGTTGTTTCTAGCAGTtaatgatggttcagttttatgatGGTTCaggtttttgccatcaaggacaaaggggaaGTTTGTTACCTTTGTTATGCTgcattgtccttgatgacaaaaaggttTTGGTGACTATATAGCTTTATCTCTATGAATAGTGGACAGGTGTAAGCAGATTAATTTTTGGTATTCATTGATAGTGAAACTTTTTGTGGAAGAGAAGAAGGTAGGTTCAGTGACCAGTGGTTCTTCAAATTCGCATTGTGGTACTTTTTGATTTAATAATCTACAGGTATGAATGCTTCAGATGGTAATATTTTATGGCTAATTTTGTGGGGATTTCTCGCAATTGTTTTAGCATCAAATTGTCAAATTGTtatttttggagtatgttttgtgAAACCGTGAAGGGTCAAAAGTAAAAAAaaggaagtgaaagaaaaaaagaaagaaagataaaagtgtTTTCTCTTGTCAAACCATGAAGGGTAAAAAGTAAAATGGAagtgaaagaaaaaaatagaaagataaaagtgtttactcttctatttttaaaaaaaaaaaaaaatgaaaaagatggtCCCGAGTATTTTTCCAGTTATCAAAAATGCAAAGATTAAAAATATCTTTCTTGCTACTATATTCTTCCAAAGAAATAATCacaagtaatttttttttgaaacaaaaattgggaAAAGGAAAGAAGTATTTCTAAAGAGATCCTATGGAGTACATttattttggtgataaatttttattaactccaacctaagttagggtttggtaaccctacTCAAGGATGAACACACAAAACAGTTTTATTCCGGTTGTGATTCAGTTCTATAAAACCAGTTTTATTCCGGTTGCGATTCAGTTCTATAAAACCCGTATTATAGTTTGGGAACCTGATAAgttggttttgcttgatgaagGATAGATCTCTTGAATATAACAGGGTGTAACGAAAAAAAATAGATATGGCGGTGATAGACCATCTTTTGTATTAATCTTGTTCAGTGATTGACAAGTTGAGAGTTGCATAATATGATGCACTTCTGAATTTATCAGTGCTCATAGTTGGAGATAttttcttgatatcatttgtgacataggggtcggtgctccttgaaGTTTGAGACTTCTAAATACAGTGTAAGGAGTGGGTGCTTCTTgagataataaaatattcttttatcgagtggtttttctaccccaagagggttttccactcatgaaaatctgTGTTGTGTGCTAATCCACTTTATGTGTTCCATTAGATGAATGCTCTGATACATTTATTTATGCTTCATTGTTGTTctacaaaattttaattctttatgctggtcactttgttttttaattaattctaccAGTCATAATTTGATGCTTTGACAAGTTCAATAAGAAGCATATCAAGATTACTCAATTATATATATTGTTTAATCAGAAATGCATGCTTCGATACAAGTTAGGGTGTCATATGTGTGTTAAAAGAGTTTTCCAAAGTAAGAAAAAATTAAAGAGAGTTAAATTGATTattgactctgattcacccccccctctcagagtcaaTCCACTTCCAACAGAAGGCATACAAAGTAACATCCGAAATATTCAAATAGTATATTGAAAAATAAGATAACATTAAGCCTCAAAATTTATAAATTCGCAGACACAATTGTTCATAACAGTATAATAACAACAAGCTTACAATAATTCAAAAAGTCTACAAGAGAACAATGACACAGAGATTCAGCGGAATATAAGATTGGAATTGATAACAGTAAAACAAATAGAATCACCATACTGCCCCAAATACTGAAATACAGAACCACAATGTTGAACCAAAGGCTGTAACACAACCAAACGTTGAACAGCTGAAGATGGAGACTTATGATGAGTGCAGAGATGCCTAAGACTGGAAAGTCATAATTTGCACTCCTCGTAGAAGTAGTTTGAACATTCTTCCTTCCATAGAAAGAAAGGATAATTAATAACTGTCATTAAGTTGAGTGAAGAGCTAAGATGTAGATGTAGACCAACTTTGAGAGCTCCTTTCATTAGTATTTCTCAGATTACTGGTACCCTCAAGAAAAGGTGAGATATCTATGGGGTGAGATATCTATGGGCAAATGAAAAGTTCTAGGAATGCCAAGAAATACACTTGTTATTTTTTCTAATCTGTGAACAGTCTCCACCATAGTTGGGCGTTGGCGTGGATCCTCTTTTGTGCAAATCAACCCTATTTGCATGAATTCAGTAAGGCATGTCAATACCATTGCTTTATTTGACTCCTGAACATTTGAACATTTCTAAGTAGTTGGTTGTCCACCACTTCTGTAATCTTATTTGGAAAATGCATTTTGGTAGATTAATACCTTCTACAAAAATGTTATTTGTTGGTCTCTTCCTTGTCAACAACTCTAAAAGTAGAATTCATAGCTATATACATCTCCTTTTGTTGAAATTTTTCCACCCATTCCATATtctataatacaatataataatcaGTAATTCTCAAGCTAtatgaaatatttattaaaattaaaaaaaaatccatgaCAATTTATAtctaaataatataaaattttatacCTGGTGCAAAGTAGCCAATAGATCCCTTTAGTACACTTGCAGAAGTCACTGAATTCATTGAATTCTCAAAAAAAAGTCTTGTAATGCCAAAGTCTGCTATATATGGAGTCATATCATCACCTAACAACACATTATTAGGTTTTAGGTCACAATGAATGACTTGCACAAAGCAATAATGgtgtagatattccattccttgtGCTATCTCCTTTGCTATTTTTAATCGGTCAGCCAAACTTAATTTACATTCTTCTCCTCCTTCAGGATATAGACACCTCTCCAAACTTCCATTTGACATGAATGGAAGAACCAATGCTTTAAAATTAGGGTTACAATAAGCTGAAATGATTTTGATTACATTGCGGTGCCTGACTCTTTTTAACACATTGCATTCTCTTTGAAAACTTTGGACTGCATTTTCATCTTGGAAATTGAAAACTTTAACAACAATATGTATACTATTGTTGAGAACCCCTTTATAAACAGATCCAAAACTACCAAGCCCTAGCTGATTAGTTTGGCTAAACCCACTAGTTGCATCTACAAGTTCTTCATATGAAATTTTTTTAGGCCCAATGTTGAAGCCAAGGGCATTCTGATCAATATGTCCCCTTCTATAGAAAATTAGAAGTAGTATAGAAGACATAATAAAGATTGCAATGCCAATAATAATTGGTATTATCACCTTTTTGAAGGTTGAGAATTGTTTGTGCTTGGAATCCAAGCATGGTGGCAAATTAATCCACTCTCCACAAAGGCCAACGTTTCCTGAAACATCTAACTCATCAATCATTGCAAAAAATTCTTCCTTTGGAACCTCTCCTATTAATTTGTTTGAAGATAGATTAATATGTTTAAGCATTTTCATTTCTTGGAAAGCCAGTGGGATTGTACCAGACAAATTATTTCTTGAGAGATCAATAGTTTCAAGATTTTTTAGATTTGTGAGTGATGTTGGTATTGAGCTGTAAAATGAATTCCATGAAAGATTCAAATATTGCaagtttgtgcaaattgataatgcTTCTGGAATTTCACCTGAAAAGTTGTTGAGAGAAATATCTATAGCTTGGACCATTGCCATTTTATTCATTACTAAAATAGAACCTTGTAATAAATTGCTAGAAACATTGAAATAAAATTGAAGATTCACAAGACTTGTCCATTCAAGAGGTATGTTTCCTTCTAGTTTATTGTAAGATAAGTCCACCGCTAACAAATTGACACATCTCCCTAAACTAGCAGGCACTTTCCCTGaaagttgattgtgatgaagaataAGATATCTTAGTTGTGAAAGATTGTCAAGAGCATCTGGAATTTGACCTGAAATAATGTTTTCACTCAATGATAGCAATCCAAGCCTTGTTGCATCATCTAAACTTGTTGGTATTCCTCCACATAAATTATTTCTGTCTAAATACAATCTTTCAAGATTTAGAAGTTGGCCAAGAGTGGATGGAATGGTCCCATTGAAATGATTGTCAGATAAATCTAAGGTTTCCAGCTTTGTGAGGTTGCCAATGCCATTTGGTATGTTTCCCCCAATTTTATTGTAGTTCAAACTCAATAGGTATAGTTGGCTTGATAGTTGGCTAATAGAAGAAGGCAAAATCCCAGTCAGATAATTATGAGACAAGTCTATTTCTTGTAAGGAGGAGCAGTTAGTCAAGCCTGTTAGAAAAGACAACTCGTTGTTTTTGCTCGTGAGATTATTTGCCATTATCGAAACCCGTTGAAGTTGGAGCAATTTTCCAAACTCCAATGGTATTGTGTCATGTAGTTGGTTATAATCTAGATCAagatgttgaagttgagtacaatTGGAAAGGGAGGTGGGGATTTCTCCAATGAGATGGTTTCCCCATGAAAGAAATTTTCGTAACTCTGATAAATTGCCAAGCTTCCAAGGAATGTGGCCACTTAATTCATTAGCATATAACTTCAAAACCTGGAGATGAGTGGAATTGGAAAGGGTAGTGGGAATAACTCCTAACAAGTTGTTTTCACCCAAACAAAGTTCTTTGAGTTGAACAAGCATACCCAATTCAATAGGAATACCACCATAAAGTCTATTGCCTGTTAAATCCAAGACCGTTAAAGAAGACAGGTTTCTTAAAGAAGGTGAGATTTTGCCTGTTAGTTGATTTCTTCCTAAAGCAAGGATTTCTAAATGGGAAAGAAGGCCTAGCTCAGAGGGAATGTTCCCACTCAAATTGTTGAAGGATAGAATGAGACGTTGTAAAGAACGACAGTCAGCCAAAGTAGAGGGAATGAAGCCTTCTAGTTCATTTTTAGATAATCTAAGTATTCGAAGACGAAATAACCTTCCCAGCTGAGTTGGAACTTGGCCATAGAAGCTATTATTCCAAAGAGCAAGtactctaagaaaagagagatttccaaGAAAAGGAGAGATGGTGCCCACTAAAGACATACCTGTGAGATTCAATGAAACCACACGTTGATGACGAGAAGAACAAGAGACACCAGTCCAATTGCAAAGAGAAGAATCGGAAGACCAATCATGTAAAACTTTGTGAGAGTCAGGAGAGAGAGAACTTTTAAAAGCCAAAAGAGCATCTTTATCAGAATAAGAAAAAGGAGAAGAATGTGAGACAGGAAATGCAAATAGAAAGAAAAGCAGGAGACaagccatcttcatcttcatcttcatctgtaTTTGGGTTTTTAGCCTATGGAATTATGTTTGTTGTTGGTAGGATTGGCATCCTTATATTAAGATTAAGAACTAAGATTAAGATGAACAAGTTAGAACTAAGATTAGATTGTGCGAATATTTAGCAGTCACAGAACGGTGAACATGACCCGGCCGTTAAAGGAAGAAAAGGGCCCACAGCACACCCCGGCCGTGTCGTGGAAGGAATATGAGTGAAAAGATGAGAAGTGGTTTTTTTTTGGCGACTACTTGCATAACAAAGATACTCTTTCACACTACCCGATAAGTTGTTTTCCACATGAAACGAAAGATACTGCGAATAATTAGCAAAGGGACTAATTTTCTTGGAAAAACTGGGTCATGATAGAGACACTTCGCTTGCTCATTCCTCTCCTTCACACGCGTTCGTTGACCAGAATTGGGTAGGTTCCATGTGATTGCTTGAACATATTTTGGCTAGTCGTGATTGTTCAATATATTTTAAGAAGAGTAATTTGTGGAGTGGTGGTttcataaatattatatttttttttcttatgtTTAAGCAATCAACTTAAATTTTTCTGATTCATGATTAGCAAATTATTTAAATAATGTTAACAATAATTTGAGGAGAAAAGTTTTGGAGGGAAAAATTAGAGTCAAATATGAGAAAGGAAGCAAAGAAAATTGTGGAACCATGTGTtatttattctcttttttttttcacaaCCTATTTTCAATGTTTAAGTAGTTGCTATTCTACAAAAATAGGAAAAGATttcaaattatcattttcctataattaaaaatttgcatgaaGACACTCTAAGGACAAGTAATTTTAAGCAACAAATGGACTTCACTTCAATAGTTGCATGGGGACATGGGTTAGAGCCAACCCCCTATTTGCATAATTGGTCAATCGATAGGAATGCTCATGGGAGGCACATTTAATTAACATGCTATAAAAAATCGTGATTattaatcaaaaatattttgaaacttCTAATATGTTTAGAATAATAATTACATAGTTAATATTATTTGtcaagaatatatatatagaaagcaTTTCTTATGACAAAAAGTAAGACAATAGAATAAATCTCATTCCTATTACCTTCTTTATAGTACAATTTTTATTTGTTAATATTATGTTTATCTTTCAATTAATTatgttaatattttttataatataatactTATATTTTAAGGtgcatattttattaatattttagttcTAATGAATAAAAAATAGTTTTACttgtttattaatttattaattttattattcattgttgatttttaaaattattaatttttgaatattgatatattttgattttgcatttattTTACCCtattttaatgtttaatatttaatttttaatatagatttaatattaaaatttattttaattatttttcttcataaaaattacaaattataatttaaagttattagaattaatttaatttataattattgaaCTAATTAAAATTTAAACCATTTTAGAatcattatattttgaatttttgttttaatttatataataaaataaattttgaacttaaaatctaaataaaaataatGAGAAATATAGAAAAAGGGAGACAAAGATATAAACAACTCTCTTTTATTAACTTTCCCATGTATAGATATCCTACTCtattgtagtgtcaaaaattgcatacccctttgcaattccacATACACTTTTGTAGCCAATTTTATGTCCATTCTCCTAGCATCTGAGTATGCTCACTTCAACCCTTGCATCAGCCCTTTTCCTCTCAATATTCTCTAGACATCTTTTCAGCAACAATTTGCATTCTTGTCACCCATCATTTTTTAGCATGATTTGTTTGGACACTACCACACCACATGAAATTCCACATGTCCTAAAAACGTCAGGCGACATCTTAACTTTCAAATGTCGATTATGAGCATTTTGACACTTGTCACTCACACAGATTAGTAAAAATAGTTTGGAATCTTCTGAAATAGCTTGCTAACCCTCTTTTTCTCTCCTATTCTttcttttaaatctatcttttcacTTCAAGCGATCTCTTTTGGTTTTCTCAAGAAATCTCTCTTGTTCtctcaactttctctttctctcttgctTACTACAATAGTCTCTAATTTTCTATAGCACTttcaagctctcacaataatctttCTATCTCTCTTCACTTTCACAAGCCTTTCTGATAATATCTTTCTCATGTCtctgagcatcttgggatttatcacatctaTTATCTATCAAATCATTTACCTTGCTATTTAtattttatctatctatctatcttgttGATGTGGAAgtagaaacaccaaaatagggatttGACTGAGGAAAGTccccaaaaaaccctaaaattattTCCTCTTATGT
The nucleotide sequence above comes from Cryptomeria japonica chromosome 11, Sugi_1.0, whole genome shotgun sequence. Encoded proteins:
- the LOC131064018 gene encoding LRR receptor-like serine/threonine-protein kinase EFR, which produces MKMKMKMACLLLFFLFAFPVSHSSPFSYSDKDALLAFKSSLSPDSHKVLHDWSSDSSLCNWTGVSCSSRHQRVVSLNLTGMSLVGTISPFLGNLSFLRVLALWNNSFYGQVPTQLGRLFRLRILRLSKNELEGFIPSTLADCRSLQRLILSFNNLSGNIPSELGLLSHLEILALGRNQLTGKISPSLRNLSSLTVLDLTGNRLYGGIPIELGMLVQLKELCLGENNLLGVIPTTLSNSTHLQVLKLYANELSGHIPWKLGNLSELRKFLSWGNHLIGEIPTSLSNCTQLQHLDLDYNQLHDTIPLEFGKLLQLQRVSIMANNLTSKNNELSFLTGLTNCSSLQEIDLSHNYLTGILPSSISQLSSQLYLLSLNYNKIGGNIPNGIGNLTKLETLDLSDNHFNGTIPSTLGQLLNLERLYLDRNNLCGGIPTSLDDATRLGLLSLSENIISGQIPDALDNLSQLRYLILHHNQLSGKVPASLGRCVNLLAVDLSYNKLEGNIPLEWTSLVNLQFYFNVSSNLLQGSILVMNKMAMVQAIDISLNNFSGEIPEALSICTNLQYLNLSWNSFYSSIPTSLTNLKNLETIDLSRNNLSGTIPLAFQEMKMLKHINLSSNKLIGEVPKEEFFAMIDELDVSGNVGLCGEWINLPPCLDSKHKQFSTFKKVIIPIIIGIAIFIMSSILLLIFYRRGHIDQNALGFNIGPKKISYEELVDATSGFSQTNQLGLGSFGSVYKGVLNNSIHIVVKVFNFQDENAVQSFQRECNVLKRVRHRNVIKIISAYCNPNFKALVLPFMSNGSLERCLYPEGGEECKLSLADRLKIAKEIAQGMEYLHHYCFVQVIHCDLKPNNVLLGDDMTPYIADFGITRLFFENSMNSVTSASVLKGSIGYFAPEYGMGGKISTKGDVYSYEFYF